The region CAAGGATCAAATTTATAAGCTCTGGCTTTGCTTTGATATGCCATTTTGCAGGCCATGCTCTGACTGGCATATTGTTGTTGCCGTAGTAAAAATATAAAGGCTTTTGTAAATTTTGCCAAAGCAAATTTAGCTCAAATTCGCCCTCATATTTATACCCCATAAGTGTTTCAAATCTTTGTAGCGCGTTGGTTTTCATCATTTCAAGATGTCTGGAGTCTTGCGGCTCAAGATGCACTTTGTATCCCAAAAGTCCAACAACTGAACACGCTACGCATCCTTGAAAAGTAGCCTCATTTTGTGAAATTCTATGCTCTTTAACTGACACAGACGTATCAAGCAAACAAATATTGCCAAGTTTTAATCCGTCTTTTAGTACAGCAAAAGCGATCGTTTTTTCAAATTCTGGCACAAACGAGCTAAATCTTATTTCTAAGCTTAAGCCATTTAGCTTAAAATCAAAATTTGATCTTTTAAAATTTTTACCACTTGTCTCATGCTTGTATCCATCATGCTCAGCCTTTGGCAAATAGCTGTAAATATAGCCTTGTATGAGCCTAGATAAAGACTTTTCTATTTTTAAATTTTGAGTTGGAAGACGTGAACTTATAATGATCATCCTTGCTCCTTGTTGTTGCTAAAATGGATTATAACTCAAAATTTTGTAAAAAATAGACAATTATATAAAATAAATTTTTTAGAATTTATTTTTTATTTTAAAATAATGTAGCTAAATAAAATCAAAGACTTATTTGAAAATTTAAATGATCTTTTCTTGACATATAATAATGTTTTTTGTATAATCTCAATTCTTTTTTAAATAATCATGTCTTGCTAGCTCAGTCGGTAGAGCATCTCACTTTTAATGAGGGGGCCGTTGGTTCGAATCCAACGCAGGACACCATTTTTGGGTTTATGACCCTTTCGTCTAGTGGCTCAGGACTCTACTTTCTCTGTGTAGGAACAGAGGTTCAAATCCTCTAAGGGTCGCCAGATATTTTAAATTTTTAGGTCGCTTAGCTCAGTTGGTAGAGCGCCACCCTTACAAGGTGGATGTCATAAGTTCGAGTCTTATAGCGACCACCATTACTTTTAGGTGCAGCGGTAGTTCAGTTGGTTAGAATGCCGCCCTGTCACGGCGGAGGTCGCGGGTTCGAGCCCCGTCCGCTGCGCCATCTACTTTTAAATTTTTCATTTTTTTATTTTTGTCTTTATTTTTTAAGTTTAATGCAATTTTTTTATAAAATATTCTGTTAAATAATATGTAAAATAATACATAAAATATTGTCTTTAGAAAAATTTAAAATATATTTTTCTTTATTAAAAATTTTTAGTTTTTATAGCAAAAATAACAATGAAAGCCCAATTTTCACTCGATTTTCTAAACAAAGAATATTTTAATTTTAAAACCAAATTTAATATAAAATTTTTTAATTATCTTTATAGCATTATTGAAAATCAAAATAAAAAAATATCTATATTTAATGTACGAGGCATATTTTAAAATTTAAAGTCAAAATTTGTTTTATAGCGCAAATATATAAATTTTATGCCTATATGAGATAAATTTATCCTGCCAAATGGCTAATATAAACCTCAAAAGCTTAAATTTTGGTGTAAATTCTATTTTTTCTCAAAAGTAATTACCGGCAAAGAAAAAATATGGTTTTTATCTTTTGATTATCAAAATATCAATATAATCGTAAAAATTTATAAAAGGATAATTATGGCACTTGAAAATGTATTAAAAGCAATTGAGGATATAAAAAATGGGAAAATGGTCGTCATGGTCGATGACGAGGACCGCGAAAACGAGGGCGATCTAGTCTTTTCAGCAACTAGTAGCGACATGCAAAAGGTAAATTTTGCTATCACTCATGCAAAGGGTGTGCTCTGTCTTGCGATGGACGAGGCAAACGCTAAAAGGCTTGATCTGCCGCTAATGGTAGCCAAAAACACATCGAGCCACGAGACAGCATTTACAGTCACGATCGACGCAAAAGACGCAACAACGGGCGTTAGCGCATATGAGCGCGATATGACGATCAGGCTTGCAGCTGATGCTAGCTCAAAGCCTGAAGACTTCGTGCGCCCAGGACACATATTCCCACTCATCGCTAAAAATGGCGGCGTGCTCGTTCGCACAGGCCACACCGAGGGCTCAGTCGATCTTTGCAAGCTTGCAGGTGTTACTCCGATGGCTTCGATATGCGAGATAGTAAAAGAAGATGGCACTATGGCAAGACGCGATTATTTAGAGGAGTTTTGTAAGAAATTTGGGCTAAATATGATCAGTGTTTCTGATCTGGTCGAGTATAGACTAAGCCATGAAAGCCTCATAAGAGTTGGAGAAAAAAGTGACGTGATGATCGCAAACTGCGCTGCAGCAAGATACGATATCGCCGATCACAAAGGTAAAATTCACTCAGCTTATCTTTTTGGTGAGCCAAAGAGCAAGGCAAATGTCAAATTTCAAAAGATCCTAGCCGATCACGAGCTTTTGAGCAGTCCAAAATATGAAGAGCTTTTAAAAACTATCAAATTTCTAAGTCAAAATGGTGGAATTTTGATCTTTTTAGATAGCGACAATTCAAACACAAGCAAGGACTACGGCATTGGAGCGCAAATTTTAAATCACTTTGGCGTAAAGGATATCGAACTTTTAAGCTCAAATAAAAATAAAGAATTTGTAAGCTTAGCTGGTTTTGGGCTAAATATAGTCGGTTATAAGGAAATTTAAAACTTTTATCAACTGTGCTTTTTATTTTCAACAAGCACAGTTTTTACTAAGAAACAACTTTTTGTCTTAATAACAAAACTCGCTACTTGGGAAAATTTTGCTTTTTACTTCGCTAGCATACTCTTGCACGCCTTTTCGCACAAGAGCGGCTCCGTCAAGATAGCGCTTGACAAATTTAGGTTTAAAGTCCTCGAAAAATCCCAACATATCAGACCAGACAAGCACCTGCCCATCGACATCCACCCCAGAGCCTATGCCCACAACTGGCACACGAACCTGCCTTGTTATCTCGCTTGCTACCTTGCTAAGTGTGCCCTCAAGAAGTATGCCAAACGCACCAGCTTGCTCAAACGCCAAAGCCTCTTCAACTAGCCTTTTTGCCTCAAGCTCGCTTCTACCTTTTATCTTATATCCGCCCTCAAATTTAAAAAATTGTGGCTTTAGTCCAATGTGAGCCATCACGTTTATGCCCTCTTCGCAGAGGCGTTTTACTAAATTTGCCTGATGCATGCCAACTTCAAGCTTTACCGCATCGGCATTTGTCTGCTTAAAAAATTTCATCGCATTTTTGATCGCTTGTTTTTCGTTTGTGTAGCTGCCAAATGGCATATCAGCTAGGATAAAAGTCTTTTTAGCACCGGCACAAACTGCCTTTGTGTGATAAAGCATGGTGTTCATATCGGCACTTAGTGTGCTCTCTTTCATATTAAAGCTCATGTTTAAGCTATCGCCAACAAGGATAACATCAGCATAATCATCAAAAATCTTAGCAAAAAGCGCATCGTAGGCGGTTATCATCACGATAGGCTCGATGCCTTTTTTGTTTTTTATATCATTTATAGTGAGTTTTTTCTTTGCGATTGTTTCATCTTTCATGGCTAAGTCCGGTAAATTTTGTGATAATGCTAACAATTTTATCAAAATTTTGCTACAATTACGC is a window of Campylobacter concisus DNA encoding:
- a CDS encoding CRISPR-associated endoribonuclease Cas6; the protein is MIIISSRLPTQNLKIEKSLSRLIQGYIYSYLPKAEHDGYKHETSGKNFKRSNFDFKLNGLSLEIRFSSFVPEFEKTIAFAVLKDGLKLGNICLLDTSVSVKEHRISQNEATFQGCVACSVVGLLGYKVHLEPQDSRHLEMMKTNALQRFETLMGYKYEGEFELNLLWQNLQKPLYFYYGNNNMPVRAWPAKWHIKAKPELINLILDVGVGSGCMNCGLGFLEVVEEKQVE
- the panB gene encoding 3-methyl-2-oxobutanoate hydroxymethyltransferase, with translation MKDETIAKKKLTINDIKNKKGIEPIVMITAYDALFAKIFDDYADVILVGDSLNMSFNMKESTLSADMNTMLYHTKAVCAGAKKTFILADMPFGSYTNEKQAIKNAMKFFKQTNADAVKLEVGMHQANLVKRLCEEGINVMAHIGLKPQFFKFEGGYKIKGRSELEAKRLVEEALAFEQAGAFGILLEGTLSKVASEITRQVRVPVVGIGSGVDVDGQVLVWSDMLGFFEDFKPKFVKRYLDGAALVRKGVQEYASEVKSKIFPSSEFCY
- a CDS encoding bifunctional 3,4-dihydroxy-2-butanone 4-phosphate synthase/GTP cyclohydrolase II, with translation MALENVLKAIEDIKNGKMVVMVDDEDRENEGDLVFSATSSDMQKVNFAITHAKGVLCLAMDEANAKRLDLPLMVAKNTSSHETAFTVTIDAKDATTGVSAYERDMTIRLAADASSKPEDFVRPGHIFPLIAKNGGVLVRTGHTEGSVDLCKLAGVTPMASICEIVKEDGTMARRDYLEEFCKKFGLNMISVSDLVEYRLSHESLIRVGEKSDVMIANCAAARYDIADHKGKIHSAYLFGEPKSKANVKFQKILADHELLSSPKYEELLKTIKFLSQNGGILIFLDSDNSNTSKDYGIGAQILNHFGVKDIELLSSNKNKEFVSLAGFGLNIVGYKEI